Proteins from a genomic interval of Oncorhynchus nerka isolate Pitt River linkage group LG13, Oner_Uvic_2.0, whole genome shotgun sequence:
- the LOC115139746 gene encoding disabled homolog 2-interacting protein-like produces MELDNAAELGSYNELPPERVGRRRSMPGSALDKCPSIEPSTSTPFKVTGFLSRRLKGSIKRTKSQPKLDRNSSFRNILPGFKTADNDRSHLMPRLKESRSHESLFSPSSAVEALDLSMEDEVLIKPVHSSILGQDYCFEVTTSTGTKCFSCRSSAERDKWMENLRRAVNPNKDNSRRVENLLKLWIIEAKDLPAKKRYFCELCLDDTLYARTTCKLKTDNVFWGEHFEFNNLPAIKSVTVHLYKETDKKKKKDKNSYVGLVIIPTGAVTGRQFVEKWYSVSTPNPSKGKTPGPMIRLKSRYQSMSILPMESYKEFAEYITNNYMLMCSIMEPGLSVKNKEEMASALVHILQSTGKAKDFLTDLMMSEVDRCGENEHLIFRENTLATKAIEEYLKLVGQKYLQDALGEFIKALYESDENCEVDPGKCSSGDLPEHQSNLKMCCELAFCKIIDSYRCFSTELKEVFASWRQECSSRGRPDISERLISASLFLRFLCPAVMSPSLFNLMQEYPDDRTARTLTLIAKVTQNLANFTKFGNKEEYMSFMNHFLEHEWTNMQRFLLEISNPETISNTAGFEGYIDLGRELSTLHSLLAEAVSQLDQSTASKLGPLARILRDVNSALTNPSGVQVSTPTERMGSPPLPLPLAGCSLSTGLPIHKMVMDSELSGLVDFTRLPSPTPENKDLFFVTRNSGIQQSPARSSSYSEANEAEVQLPNGSKSLSMVDLQDSRSPESTPVPRPASPSDMLLNECQSPVAPGPGGWAARTPQGIIPGPTLRRMVQTPTNPSTESSTLGPGRPSQLLAPLSFQNPVYQMATGMTMSPRGPLADSGSEGHSSHSSQGNNTEDAPKHQGVFLTQGVAVGSGGGSSSEEFARRSGEFTTRRQLSLMEPRQNSSGPQRRIDQPPPPVTRGRTPPHMLQTAYPGPRPSSGSMMSSSPDWGPSGGTRLRQQSSSSKGDSPETKQHTLHKAPSPVNPNALDRTAAWLLNMNVQYLDHEGVDPDTKHREDLRSKEELTQTEKYQQEIAILQDKLRLSAKKLEEYECHLKGQDEQTQTMLLEYQARLEDTEERLRRQQDDKELQMKSIITRLMSVEEELKKDHSDMQSIVDSKQKIIEAQEKRIASLDSANTRLMSALTQLKERYSMQTRNGISPTNPSKLQITENGEFRNSSNC; encoded by the exons aTCCCATCTAATGCCTAGGCTGAAGGAATCACGGTCTCATGAGTCGTTGTTCAGCCCCAGCAGTGCAGTAGAAGCTTTGGATCTCAGCATGGAGGACGAGGTGTTGATCAAACCGGTGCACAGCAGCATCCTGGGCCAGGACTACTGCTTCGAG GTAACCACTTCCACTGGAACAAAATGCTTTTCGTGTCGGTCATCCGCCGAGAGGGACAAATGGATGGAGAACTTAAGGAGAGCTGTAAATCCAAACAAG GACAACAGTCGGCGTGTGGAGAACCTGCTGAAATTGTGGATTATTGAGGCCAAGGACCTTCCAGCCAAGAAAAGGTACTTCTGTGAGTTGTGTCTGGACGACACGCTTTACGCACGGACTACCTGCAAACTCAAGACAGACAATGTGTTCTGGGGAGAGCACTTTGAGTTCAACAACTTACCCGCCATCAAAAGTGTCACCGTCCACCTGTACAAGGAGACTGATAAAAAGAAAAAGAAGGACAAGAACAGCTATGTGGGCCTGGTCATCATTCCCACCGGCGCCGTCACGGGACGCCAGTTCGTGGAGAAGTGGTACTCTGTGAGCACGCCCAACCCGAGCAAAGGGAAAACTCCCGGACCTATGATTCGGCTCAAGTCGCGGTACCAGAGCATGAGCATCCTGCCTATGGAGTCCTATAAGGAGTTTGCGGAGTACATTACCAATAACTACATGCTGATGTGCTCCATCATGGAGCCTGGCCTCAGTGTGAAGAACAAGGAGGAGATGGCCAGTGCCCTGGTGCACATCCTACAGAGCACCGGCAAGGCTAAG gacttcctgacggacctgATGATGTCAGAAGTGGATCGCTGTGGGGAGAACGAACACCTGATCTTCAGGGAGAACACGCTGGCCACCAAAGCCATCGAGGAGTACCTCAAACTGGTGGGGCAGAAGTACCTGCAGGACGCACTAG gCGAGTTCATCAAAGCCCTGTACGAATCAGACGAGAACTGTGAGGTGGACCCGGGTAAGTGTTCCTCGGGAGACCTCCCTGAGCACCAGAGCAACCTGAAGATGTGCTGTGAACTGGCTTTCTGCAAGATCATCGACTCCTACCG T TGTTTTTCCACGGAGCTGAAAGAGGTGTTTGCCTCGTGGAGGCAGGAGTGCAGCAGTCGGGGCCGGCCGGACATCAGCGAGCGGCTTATCAGCGCCTCCCTGTTCCTGCGCTTCCTGTGTCCGGCCGTCATGTCCCCGTCGCTTTTCAACCTGATGCAGGAGTACCCAGACGACCGCACCGCGCGAACCCTCACCCTCATCGCCAAGGTCACACAGAACCTCGCCAACTTCACCAA GTTTGGTAACAAGGAGGAGTACATGTCCTTTATGAACCACTTCCTGGAGCACGAGTGGACCAACATGCAGCGCTTCCTGCTGGAGATCTCCAACCCAGAGACCATCTCCAACACGGCAGGGTTCGAGGGTTACATCGACCTGGGCCGCGAGCTCTCCACCCTGCACTCCCTGCTGGCCGAGGCAGTCTCTCAGCTGGACCAG AGCACAGCCTCTAAGCTTGGTCCACTGGCACGTATCCTGCGGGACGTGAACTCAGCACTGACCAACCCATCTGGGGTCCAGGTGTCTACCCCCACAGAGCGTATGGGCTcccccccccttcccctccccctggCAGGCTGCAGCCTCTCCACCGGCCTGCCTATCCACAAGATGGTCATGGACAGCGAGCTTTCTGG GTTGGTTGATTTTACGAGGCTACCGTCGCCAACCCCAGAGAACAAGGACCTATTCTTTGTGACGAGGAACTCTGGCATCCAGCAGTCTCCAGCCAGAAGTTCCAGCTACTCGGAGGCCAACGAGGCTGAGGTGCAGCTCCCCAACGGCAGCAAGAGTTTATCAATGGTGGACCTGCAAGATAGCCGCAGCCCGGAGAGTACCCCTGTCCCCCGCCCTGCCTCCCCCAGCGACATGCTCCTCAATGAATGCCAGTCCCCCGTCGCCCCTGGGCCGGGGGGCTGGGCCGCCCGCACCCCTCAGGGCATTATCCCCGGACCCACCCTCAGGAGAATGGTTCAGACCCCCACCAACCCTAGCACAGAGAGCAGCACCCTAGGTCCAGGGAGGCCCTCCCAGCTCCTGGCCCCGCTTTCATTCCAGAACCCCGTTTACCAGATGGCCACGGGCATGACCATGTCCCCGCGGGGTCCCCTGGCCGATTCAGGCTCCGAGGGCCACAGCTCTCACAGCTCTCAGGGCAACAACACAGAGGATGCCCCCAAGCACCAGGGCGTATTCCTCACCCAGGGGGTTGCAGTCGGGAGCGGGggaggcagcagcagtgaggagTTTGCGCGGCGCTCAGGGGAGTTCACGACCCGCCGCCAGCTGTCCCTCATGGAACCGAGGCAGAACAGCTCCGGTCCCCAGCGCAGGATAGACCAGCCCCCTCCGCCCGTCACCAGGGGCAGGACGCCGCCACACATGCTCCAGACGGCCTACCCTGGGCCGCGGCCCTCCAGCGGCAGCATGATGTCATCATCTCCCGACTGGGGGCCCAGTGGCGGCACCCGGTTGAGACAGCAGTCGTCCTCATCCAAAGGGGACAGTCCTGAGACCAAGCAGCACACCCTGCATAAA GCCCCCTCCCCTGTGAACCCCAATGCTCTGGACCGCACTGCTGCCTGGCTGTTGAATATGAATGTGCAGTATTTAGACCACGAGGGAGTTGACCCAGATACCAAGCACAGGGAAGACCTTCGAAGCAAAGAGGAGCTCACTCAAACCGAAAAG TACCAGCAGGAGATCGCCATCCTGCAGGACAAGCTGCGTCTGTCAGCCAAGAAGCTGGAGGAGTATGAGTGTCACCTGAAGGGCCAGGACGAGCAGACCCAGACGATGCTGCTGGAGTACCAGGCCCGCCTGGAGGACACAGAGGAGCGCCTGCGCCGGCAGCAGGACGACAAGGAGCTCCAGATGAAGAGCATCATCACCAG GCTGATGTCTGTTGAGGAGGAACTGAAGAAAGATCATTCGGATATGCAATCGATAGTGGACTCAAAACAGAAGATCATTGAAGCCCAG GAGAAACGCATTGCCTCTCTGGACTCGGCCAACACCCGCCTGATGAGCGCTCTGACCCAGCTGAAGGAGCGCTACAGCATGCAGACGCGCAACGGCATCTCCCCCACCAACCCCAGCAAACTCCAGATCACTGAGAACGGAGAGTTCAGGAACAGCAGCAACTGCTAG